From the Aquitalea magnusonii genome, one window contains:
- the ispH gene encoding 4-hydroxy-3-methylbut-2-enyl diphosphate reductase, protein MTKTIMLANPRGFCAGVDRAIAIVERAIEKFGAPIYVRHEVVHNRFVVEDLRAKGAIFIEELKDVPAGSTLVYSAHGVPLSVRAEAEALGLQVFDATCPLVTKVHVEVKRMHKAEMEIIMIGHAGHPEVEGTMGQVESGMYLVESVDDVATLEVRNPAALSYVSQTTLSVDETREIIEALKQRFPAIISPKKDDICYATQNRQDAVKALSDQCDIIVVVGSPNSSNSNRLREVAALRGVDAYMVDNASLLQPEWFEGKTRVGVTAGASAPEVLVQAVIEQIRRYGAQSVAELSGVEESTVFALPPGLRDK, encoded by the coding sequence ATGACGAAGACCATTATGCTGGCCAACCCGCGTGGGTTCTGTGCCGGGGTGGACCGGGCCATCGCCATCGTCGAGCGTGCCATCGAGAAGTTTGGTGCTCCCATTTATGTGCGGCATGAGGTAGTGCATAACCGCTTTGTCGTAGAGGACCTACGTGCCAAGGGCGCCATTTTCATCGAAGAACTGAAAGATGTTCCGGCTGGCAGCACCCTGGTGTATTCCGCCCACGGCGTGCCACTATCGGTGCGCGCCGAAGCCGAGGCCTTGGGCCTGCAGGTGTTTGATGCCACCTGTCCGCTAGTGACCAAGGTACATGTCGAAGTCAAGCGCATGCACAAGGCCGAGATGGAAATCATCATGATCGGCCATGCCGGACATCCGGAGGTGGAAGGTACCATGGGGCAGGTTGAGAGTGGCATGTACCTCGTTGAAAGCGTGGACGATGTCGCCACGCTGGAAGTACGCAATCCTGCCGCCCTGTCCTATGTCAGCCAGACCACGCTTTCTGTCGATGAAACCCGGGAGATCATCGAGGCACTCAAGCAGCGCTTTCCCGCCATCATTAGTCCGAAAAAGGACGATATCTGTTATGCCACGCAGAACCGCCAGGATGCAGTAAAAGCCTTGTCCGACCAGTGTGACATCATCGTGGTGGTCGGCTCGCCCAATAGCTCCAACTCCAACCGTCTGCGCGAAGTGGCGGCCTTGCGCGGAGTGGATGCCTATATGGTGGATAATGCGTCGCTGCTGCAGCCTGAGTGGTTCGAGGGCAAGACCCGTGTCGGTGTGACTGCAGGAGCCAGTGCGCCCGAAGTGCTGGTCCAGGCCGTTATCGAGCAGATTCGCCGTTACGGTGCGCAGAGCGTGGCCGAACTCAGTGGGGTGGAAGAGTCAACGGTGTTTGCCCTGCCGCCCGGTTTGCGTGATAAATAA
- the lspA gene encoding signal peptidase II — MQAPQARSWSKWMGLALLVIVLDQLSKIYFNSQYQFGEVREVIPGYFGFTLIYNPGAAFSFLRDAGGWQKYLFTLLALAVSGYLGWNIVKGRFTPLMNMAASFIIGGAIGNVIDRLAYGHVVDFILVHYQHSWYYPAFNLADSFICVGAVLMVLDSMKQPRAH; from the coding sequence ATGCAGGCGCCTCAAGCCAGAAGCTGGAGCAAATGGATGGGGCTGGCGTTGCTGGTCATCGTTCTGGACCAGCTCTCCAAGATTTATTTCAACAGTCAGTACCAGTTTGGTGAAGTGCGGGAGGTGATTCCCGGCTACTTCGGTTTTACGCTGATCTACAATCCCGGTGCCGCCTTCAGTTTTCTGCGTGATGCCGGTGGTTGGCAGAAGTATTTGTTTACCCTGCTGGCACTGGCGGTATCCGGCTACCTGGGATGGAATATCGTCAAAGGACGGTTCACCCCCCTGATGAATATGGCCGCCAGCTTCATCATCGGCGGGGCCATCGGTAATGTCATCGATCGCCTGGCTTATGGTCATGTGGTGGATTTCATCCTGGTCCATTATCAGCACAGCTGGTACTACCCGGCTTTCAATCTGGCTGATTCCTTTATCTGTGTCGGTGCCGTGCTGATGGTGCTCGACAGCATGAAGCAACCCAGAGCGCATTGA
- the ileS gene encoding isoleucine--tRNA ligase gives MSIDYRKTVNLLDTPFAMRGDLAKREPAWVKRWQEQKRYDKVRKLSAGRPKFILHDGPPYANGDIHIGHAVNKVLKDIIVRSKTLAGFDAPYVPGWDCHGLPIELMVEKLHGKAIPAAKFRELCREYAKEQIARQKKDFIRLGVLGDWDNPYLTMDFKTEADIVRTLGTIYSNGYLFKGEKPVHWCIECGSALAEAEVEYEDKNSPAIDVGFRVLEQDKLAAAFGLTAEQVAGAMAVIWTTTPWTLPANQAVAVSATLTYQLIDTPKGKLILVKELAESALQRYGFADAKVLAETTGDKLELLQLQHPFYSRSVPVICGDHVTTDAGTGLVHTAPAHGLEDFQVGQQYGLPIDNPVADDGRYKSTTELFAGLSVWEANPKVIETLEQHGTLIHQARLLHSYPHCWRHKTPIIFRATAQWFIGMDKQGKDGVALRERAKSAVDATEFFPAWGRARLEAMIGNRPDWCVSRQRNWGVPMTFFVHKETGELHPRSLALLEEVALRIEQQGIEAWFSLDAQELLGSEAAEYRKLTDTLDVWFDSGSTHFAVLKQRPELAWPADLYLEGSDQHRGWFQSSLLTGCATIGRAPYKQLLTHGFVVDGKGLKMSKSKGNVVAPQKVNDSLGADILRLWVASTDYSGELAISDEILKRVTESYRRLRNTLRFLLANLSDFDPLENAVPFGEMLELDQYALLMARQVQEKVAGELYTRYAFHHAMQEVVNYCSEDLGAFYLDIIKDRLYTTKADSRARRSAQTALYHLSRSLLLLIAPVLCFTADEAWEVLTKSEEESSLYHTWHEFPALTAASEQALQQKWQAIRSLRAQVNKQIEELRSADQLGSSLQAELDIEAAGDLYQQLASLGDDLKFVLIVSAARVREAAETRITVTPSAHQKCDRCWHYRADVGSHAGHGAVCGRCVDNIDGKGEVRAHA, from the coding sequence ATGAGCATCGATTACCGTAAAACCGTCAACCTGTTGGATACCCCGTTCGCCATGCGAGGGGATCTGGCCAAACGCGAACCTGCCTGGGTCAAACGCTGGCAGGAGCAGAAGCGCTACGACAAGGTACGCAAGCTGTCTGCAGGTCGCCCTAAATTCATCCTGCATGATGGCCCACCGTATGCCAACGGTGATATCCATATCGGACATGCCGTTAACAAGGTGTTGAAGGACATTATCGTCCGCTCCAAGACCCTGGCCGGCTTTGATGCTCCGTATGTACCGGGCTGGGACTGCCATGGCCTGCCGATCGAGCTGATGGTGGAAAAACTGCATGGCAAAGCCATTCCCGCCGCCAAATTCCGCGAATTGTGCCGTGAATATGCCAAGGAGCAGATTGCCCGTCAGAAGAAAGACTTCATCCGCTTGGGTGTACTGGGAGATTGGGACAATCCCTATCTCACCATGGATTTCAAGACCGAAGCGGACATCGTGCGCACCCTGGGCACCATTTACAGTAACGGCTACCTGTTCAAGGGTGAAAAGCCGGTGCACTGGTGCATCGAGTGTGGCTCCGCACTGGCAGAAGCCGAGGTCGAGTACGAAGACAAGAACTCTCCGGCAATCGATGTTGGTTTCCGAGTGCTGGAACAGGACAAGCTGGCGGCTGCATTCGGTCTGACTGCCGAGCAGGTAGCTGGTGCCATGGCCGTCATCTGGACTACCACTCCGTGGACACTGCCGGCCAACCAGGCGGTGGCAGTCAGTGCCACGCTGACTTACCAGTTGATTGATACCCCCAAGGGCAAGCTGATCCTGGTCAAGGAGCTGGCCGAGTCTGCGCTGCAGCGCTACGGCTTTGCCGATGCCAAGGTGCTGGCAGAAACCACTGGCGACAAGCTGGAGCTGTTGCAACTGCAACATCCGTTCTATAGCCGCAGCGTGCCAGTCATCTGCGGTGATCACGTTACTACCGACGCCGGTACCGGTCTGGTGCATACCGCGCCGGCACACGGTCTGGAAGACTTCCAGGTTGGCCAGCAATATGGCCTGCCGATTGACAACCCGGTGGCGGATGATGGTCGCTACAAGTCCACTACCGAACTGTTTGCCGGTCTGTCGGTATGGGAAGCCAATCCCAAAGTCATCGAAACGCTGGAACAGCATGGCACCCTGATTCATCAGGCCCGTTTGCTGCATAGCTACCCGCATTGCTGGCGTCACAAGACCCCCATCATCTTCCGTGCGACGGCCCAGTGGTTCATCGGCATGGACAAGCAGGGCAAGGATGGTGTGGCACTGCGCGAACGTGCCAAGAGCGCGGTGGATGCAACCGAATTCTTCCCGGCATGGGGGCGTGCCCGTCTGGAAGCCATGATTGGCAACCGTCCGGACTGGTGCGTGTCGCGCCAGCGTAACTGGGGCGTGCCGATGACCTTCTTCGTACACAAGGAAACGGGTGAATTGCATCCGCGTTCGCTGGCCTTGCTGGAAGAAGTGGCACTGCGCATCGAACAGCAGGGCATCGAGGCCTGGTTCAGCCTGGATGCGCAGGAACTGTTGGGTAGCGAAGCGGCCGAGTATCGCAAACTGACCGACACGCTGGATGTGTGGTTCGACTCCGGCTCCACCCACTTTGCCGTGCTCAAGCAGCGCCCCGAACTGGCCTGGCCAGCTGACTTGTACCTGGAGGGTAGCGACCAGCACCGCGGCTGGTTCCAGTCCTCCTTGCTGACCGGTTGTGCCACCATTGGCCGCGCTCCGTACAAGCAATTGCTGACCCACGGTTTCGTGGTGGATGGCAAGGGCCTGAAGATGTCCAAGTCCAAGGGCAATGTCGTTGCACCGCAAAAGGTGAATGACAGCCTGGGTGCTGACATCCTGCGTCTGTGGGTGGCTTCCACCGATTATTCCGGCGAACTGGCGATTTCCGATGAAATCCTCAAGCGGGTGACCGAAAGCTACCGCCGCCTGCGTAATACCCTGCGCTTCCTGCTGGCCAACCTGTCGGATTTCGATCCGCTGGAAAATGCCGTGCCGTTTGGTGAAATGCTGGAGCTGGATCAATACGCCCTGCTGATGGCGCGTCAGGTACAGGAAAAGGTGGCGGGTGAGCTGTATACCCGTTATGCCTTCCACCATGCCATGCAGGAAGTGGTGAATTATTGCTCGGAAGACCTGGGTGCTTTCTATCTGGATATCATCAAGGACCGTCTGTACACCACCAAGGCCGACAGCCGTGCGCGTCGCAGTGCCCAGACGGCGCTCTATCATCTGAGCCGCAGCTTGCTGTTGTTGATTGCACCGGTATTGTGCTTCACCGCAGATGAAGCCTGGGAAGTCCTCACCAAGAGCGAAGAAGAGTCCTCCCTGTATCACACTTGGCATGAGTTCCCGGCACTTACTGCCGCCAGTGAGCAAGCCTTGCAGCAAAAGTGGCAAGCCATTCGCAGCCTGCGTGCCCAGGTCAACAAGCAGATTGAAGAACTGCGTAGTGCCGATCAACTGGGTTCCTCCTTGCAAGCCGAGCTGGATATCGAGGCTGCCGGCGACTTGTACCAGCAACTGGCCAGCCTGGGCGACGATCTCAAGTTCGTGCTCATCGTGTCGGCTGCGCGCGTGCGTGAGGCCGCAGAGACCCGTATCACCGTGACACCATCGGCGCATCAGAAATGTGATCGCTGCTGGCACTATCGGGCCGATGTAGGGTCTCATGCCGGTCATGGCGCAGTATGTGGTCGCTGCGTCGATAATATCGATGGCAAAGGTGAAGTCCGGGCACATGCCTGA
- a CDS encoding bifunctional riboflavin kinase/FAD synthetase — translation MQVFLGDPRRFGLAGCALTIGNFDGVHLGHQHMLRRLKDEANARSLPTALLTFEPHPREFFTRSNPPARLSTLRDKLNILQASGLVDYVFVFRFNQRFASMSAQDFIQDVLVRDLKTRYLLIGDDFQFGAARKGNFELLSACPDFVTEAMPSVLVQGERASSTLVRERLAAGDLAAANALLGCSYQISGKVMHGQKLGRTIGFPTVNVHLPHLKPALQGVFVVEVDTPYGRKGGVASLGVNPTVSSSSDYKLEAHLFDFAGDLYGQRVTVHFLKKLRDEERYDNLPALVAQIERDAASAHTYLTSLQREQA, via the coding sequence ATGCAGGTATTTCTAGGAGATCCACGACGTTTCGGGCTTGCTGGCTGTGCATTGACCATTGGGAATTTCGATGGCGTGCATCTTGGTCATCAGCATATGCTGCGACGCCTCAAGGATGAGGCCAATGCCCGGTCCTTGCCCACTGCCTTGCTGACGTTTGAACCGCATCCCCGTGAGTTCTTCACCAGAAGCAATCCGCCTGCGCGTTTATCCACCTTGCGTGACAAATTGAATATATTGCAAGCATCGGGGCTGGTGGATTATGTATTCGTCTTTCGTTTTAATCAGCGCTTTGCCAGCATGAGTGCGCAGGATTTCATTCAGGATGTGCTTGTGCGCGATTTGAAAACCCGCTACTTGCTGATCGGTGACGATTTCCAGTTTGGAGCAGCGCGCAAGGGTAATTTTGAATTGTTGTCTGCCTGTCCTGATTTTGTTACCGAGGCCATGCCTTCGGTGCTGGTGCAAGGGGAGCGGGCATCCAGCACCCTGGTACGCGAGAGGCTTGCGGCGGGTGATCTGGCTGCTGCCAATGCATTACTGGGATGTAGCTACCAGATATCCGGCAAGGTGATGCATGGGCAGAAGCTTGGGCGCACCATCGGTTTTCCCACCGTGAATGTCCATTTGCCGCATTTGAAACCCGCATTGCAAGGCGTGTTTGTGGTAGAAGTAGATACGCCTTACGGACGCAAGGGCGGTGTCGCCAGCCTGGGTGTGAATCCCACGGTCAGCAGTAGCAGTGATTACAAACTGGAAGCACACCTGTTTGATTTTGCTGGTGATCTGTACGGCCAGCGTGTGACGGTACATTTCCTGAAAAAATTGCGCGATGAAGAGCGCTATGACAATTTGCCGGCATTGGTGGCGCAGATAGAACGTGATGCCGCCAGTGCCCATACTTATTTGACCAGTTTGCAGCGAGAGCAGGCATGA
- a CDS encoding OmpA family protein, with amino-acid sequence MTKQLKLSALVAALLVSASAFAAKPGYTVDQTTDAVSRNNYGECWHTAYFDKAKDGLVECGDREAAKPVAPVAQAPKAAPVSVKEHVTLSAKVLFNFNKATLRADAKNELDPLVAKLKTHAGQGVLNGVEIDGYTDFMGSDKLNNALSQKRADAVKAYFVDAGVPAEKVTAVGKGKADAKMTDECKAKFPKYAKNKKQNAEIKACIEPDRRVDVVIDAVKVTTQQ; translated from the coding sequence ATGACTAAACAGCTGAAACTGAGCGCCCTGGTTGCTGCTCTGCTGGTTTCCGCTAGCGCGTTCGCAGCTAAGCCGGGCTACACCGTAGATCAAACCACCGATGCCGTTTCCCGTAACAACTACGGCGAATGCTGGCACACCGCTTACTTCGACAAGGCCAAGGATGGTCTGGTTGAGTGTGGCGATCGCGAAGCTGCCAAGCCGGTTGCCCCGGTAGCGCAAGCTCCGAAGGCTGCTCCGGTTTCCGTGAAAGAGCATGTAACCCTGTCCGCCAAGGTTCTGTTCAACTTCAACAAGGCTACTCTGCGTGCTGATGCCAAGAACGAACTGGATCCGCTGGTTGCCAAGCTGAAGACTCACGCAGGTCAAGGTGTCCTGAATGGTGTTGAAATCGACGGCTATACCGACTTCATGGGTTCCGACAAGCTGAACAACGCTCTGTCCCAGAAGCGTGCTGATGCTGTTAAGGCCTACTTCGTAGACGCTGGTGTTCCGGCTGAGAAGGTTACTGCTGTTGGTAAGGGCAAGGCTGATGCCAAGATGACCGACGAGTGCAAGGCCAAGTTCCCGAAATACGCCAAGAACAAGAAGCAGAATGCTGAAATCAAGGCTTGCATCGAGCCGGATCGTCGTGTTGACGTTGTGATTGATGCAGTCAAGGTTACCACCCAGCAGTAA
- a CDS encoding DUF934 domain-containing protein, giving the protein MRSIIKDGQITQDSWQVLRADVEGQYPTVAADVDVIVPLALWLADKPTWQARAGQTAVWLAPDDDPQLLATDLDRLPLVAVDFPAFTDGRGYSLGRLLRERYSYAGELRALGDVWVDLLHYLWQVGFNAFEIKDGKDLDGALSGYDTFTERYQSTHREPVPLFRRRVTSL; this is encoded by the coding sequence ATGCGAAGCATCATTAAAGATGGACAAATTACGCAGGATAGCTGGCAGGTACTGCGTGCCGATGTGGAAGGGCAATACCCTACCGTGGCGGCTGACGTAGATGTCATCGTCCCGCTGGCACTGTGGCTGGCAGACAAGCCGACATGGCAGGCTCGCGCAGGGCAGACGGCAGTCTGGCTGGCTCCGGATGATGATCCGCAGCTATTGGCGACCGATCTGGACCGCCTTCCGCTAGTTGCAGTGGATTTCCCGGCATTTACTGATGGCCGTGGTTACAGTCTTGGTCGGCTGTTGCGAGAACGCTACAGCTATGCCGGTGAGTTAAGAGCGCTGGGCGACGTGTGGGTGGATTTGCTGCACTATCTCTGGCAGGTTGGCTTCAACGCCTTCGAAATCAAGGATGGCAAAGATCTTGATGGGGCGCTGTCCGGATATGACACGTTTACTGAACGCTATCAGTCTACGCATCGAGAGCCCGTTCCCCTGTTTCGTCGGCGTGTAACATCGTTGTGA
- a CDS encoding nitrite/sulfite reductase: MYRYDEVDHRIVRERVEQFRNQTQRFLSGELTEDEFRPLRLMNGLYVQRHAPMLRVAIPYGHLASRQLRKLAHIARTYDKNYAHFTTRQNIQFNWPELARVPDILAELAEVEMHAIQTSGNCVRNTTTDAFAGVAQDELLDPRAYCEIIRQWSTLHPEFAFLPRKFKIAVSGSVEDRAATQVHDIGLHVVRNEAGEVGFKVIVGGGLGRTPIVGEVVKEFLPTRHLLTYLDAVLRVYNRFGRRDNKYKARIKILVKAMTVAGFAAKVEDEWQHLKDGPSTLRDVDVAHYASYFTDPAYDVLPSNPPELLEKQAAEPAFARWLERNTRPHKQAGYRSVVLSLKKTGVPPGDITADQMDAAADWADRFGYGELRVAHEQNLILPDVRERDLYEVWQLAKSQGFATPNIGLLTDIICCPGGDFCSLANARSIPVAEAIQTRFDDLDYLFDLGEIDCNFSGCMNACGHHHIGNIGILGVDKNGEEWYQITLGGSQGSHTTIGKVIGPSFAQADVPLAFEKIMTVYLEQRTEGERFIETVRRIGLDPFKERVYAKHH; encoded by the coding sequence ATGTACCGTTATGATGAAGTCGACCATCGCATCGTGCGCGAACGTGTCGAACAGTTTCGCAATCAGACCCAGCGCTTTCTTTCCGGCGAACTGACAGAAGATGAGTTCCGCCCGTTGCGCCTGATGAATGGCCTGTACGTTCAACGCCATGCACCCATGCTGCGCGTTGCCATTCCGTACGGGCACCTGGCCAGCCGGCAGTTGCGCAAGCTTGCGCATATCGCCCGCACCTACGACAAGAACTACGCGCACTTCACCACGCGTCAGAACATCCAGTTCAACTGGCCGGAACTGGCGCGCGTGCCGGATATCCTGGCGGAGCTGGCCGAGGTGGAAATGCATGCCATCCAGACTTCGGGCAACTGCGTGCGCAATACCACCACCGATGCCTTCGCCGGCGTAGCCCAGGACGAATTGCTCGATCCGCGTGCCTACTGCGAAATCATCCGTCAGTGGAGCACCCTGCATCCCGAGTTCGCCTTCCTGCCGCGCAAGTTCAAGATTGCCGTATCCGGCAGCGTGGAAGACCGTGCCGCAACCCAAGTACACGATATCGGCCTGCATGTCGTGCGCAATGAGGCGGGCGAAGTCGGCTTCAAGGTGATTGTCGGTGGTGGTCTGGGACGTACCCCCATTGTTGGCGAGGTGGTAAAAGAGTTTCTGCCCACCCGGCATTTGCTGACCTACCTGGATGCGGTGCTGCGCGTCTATAACCGCTTTGGTCGTCGCGACAACAAGTACAAGGCACGCATCAAGATTCTGGTCAAAGCCATGACCGTGGCCGGTTTTGCCGCCAAGGTGGAAGACGAATGGCAGCATCTCAAAGACGGCCCGTCCACCCTGCGCGACGTGGATGTTGCTCATTACGCCAGTTACTTCACCGATCCGGCCTATGACGTGCTGCCATCCAATCCGCCCGAACTCCTCGAAAAGCAGGCTGCCGAGCCGGCATTCGCCCGCTGGCTGGAGCGCAATACCCGCCCGCACAAGCAGGCTGGCTACCGTTCGGTGGTGCTATCCTTGAAAAAGACCGGCGTACCGCCGGGCGATATCACGGCAGATCAAATGGATGCTGCGGCAGATTGGGCCGACCGCTTTGGCTATGGCGAACTGCGCGTGGCACATGAGCAGAACCTGATTCTGCCGGATGTACGCGAGCGGGACTTGTATGAAGTATGGCAGTTGGCCAAGAGCCAGGGCTTTGCCACGCCCAATATCGGCTTGCTCACCGACATCATCTGCTGCCCGGGTGGTGATTTCTGCAGTCTGGCCAATGCCCGCTCCATTCCGGTAGCAGAAGCCATCCAGACTCGCTTTGATGATCTGGATTACCTGTTTGACCTGGGCGAAATCGACTGCAATTTCTCCGGTTGCATGAATGCCTGCGGACATCACCATATTGGTAATATCGGCATCCTTGGTGTGGATAAGAATGGCGAGGAGTGGTACCAGATTACCCTTGGTGGCAGTCAAGGCAGCCATACCACCATTGGCAAAGTAATCGGACCTTCCTTTGCCCAGGCGGATGTCCCGCTGGCATTTGAAAAAATCATGACGGTCTATTTGGAGCAGCGCACAGAAGGGGAGCGCTTTATTGAAACCGTACGCCGTATTGGCCTCGACCCCTTCAAGGAGCGCGTATATGCGAAGCATCATTAA
- a CDS encoding phosphoadenylyl-sulfate reductase, which produces MSLDVKLAATQALLTEIAAKHPDAVLANSYGAEDMVLTDLIARLSLPLQVFSLDTGRLPAETYTLMQQVAERYPAVPVKVYFPETAATETYVNTHGINGFYQSVELRKSCCQVRKIEPLKRALAGKTAWITGLRREQSPTRQDLGNQEFDADNGLMKFNPLIEWTEAEVWEYIRSNDVPYNALHDQRYPSIGCAPCTRAITVGEDVRAGRWWWENPESKECGLHIKSSPLKRPA; this is translated from the coding sequence ATGAGCCTGGATGTAAAACTTGCAGCAACCCAAGCCCTGCTGACCGAAATTGCCGCCAAACACCCGGACGCAGTGCTGGCCAACAGCTACGGTGCCGAAGACATGGTGCTGACCGACCTGATCGCCCGCCTGTCCCTGCCGCTGCAGGTGTTCAGCCTGGATACCGGCCGGCTGCCGGCTGAAACCTATACCCTGATGCAGCAGGTTGCCGAGCGCTATCCCGCCGTACCCGTCAAGGTCTACTTCCCGGAAACCGCTGCGACCGAAACCTATGTCAATACCCATGGCATCAACGGTTTCTATCAAAGTGTGGAACTACGCAAATCCTGTTGTCAGGTCCGCAAGATCGAGCCGCTGAAGCGGGCCCTGGCAGGCAAGACGGCGTGGATTACCGGCCTGCGGCGCGAACAGTCGCCAACCCGGCAAGACCTGGGAAATCAGGAGTTTGACGCAGACAACGGTTTGATGAAATTCAATCCGCTGATCGAGTGGACCGAGGCAGAAGTCTGGGAATACATCCGTAGCAACGATGTGCCTTACAACGCCCTGCACGATCAGCGTTACCCCTCCATTGGCTGTGCTCCTTGTACTCGTGCCATTACCGTTGGCGAAGACGTGCGTGCCGGTCGCTGGTGGTGGGAAAATCCGGAATCCAAAGAGTGTGGACTGCACATCAAATCCAGTCCTCTCAAGCGCCCAGCATAA
- the cysB gene encoding HTH-type transcriptional regulator CysB → MKLQQLRYLVEVAKQGLNVSEAAEKLHTSQPGISKQIRLLEDELGIQVFIRNGKRVVSVSEPGKEVLRISERILREAQNLKRVGDEFSRESEGALTIATTHTQARYALPSTIAAFLQRYPKVKLSIKQGSPTQICEMVVSGEADLAVATEGIALYKELAMLPCYEWNRSVVVPQDHPLLQLDRPLTLADIASYPIVTYDFAFAGRSKINKAFADQGLSPNVVLTAIDTDVIKTYVALGLGIGIIASMAFEPARDASLRIIDAGHLFEPSTTKIGIRKDAYLRGFAYTFVELFAPHLHRREVDAALLAHDNELDD, encoded by the coding sequence ATGAAACTGCAACAGCTGCGCTATCTGGTCGAAGTGGCCAAACAGGGTCTGAATGTCTCCGAAGCTGCAGAGAAACTGCATACTTCGCAGCCGGGCATTTCCAAGCAAATCCGCTTGCTGGAGGATGAACTGGGCATCCAGGTGTTCATCCGCAACGGCAAGCGCGTGGTATCGGTTTCCGAGCCGGGCAAAGAGGTATTGCGCATTTCCGAGCGTATCTTGCGCGAAGCACAGAACCTGAAGCGCGTCGGGGATGAGTTCTCCCGCGAATCGGAAGGCGCGCTCACCATTGCCACCACCCACACGCAGGCGCGCTATGCGCTTCCGTCCACCATTGCGGCCTTCCTGCAACGCTATCCCAAGGTCAAGCTGTCGATCAAGCAAGGCAGTCCGACCCAGATTTGCGAGATGGTGGTATCCGGCGAGGCTGACCTGGCCGTGGCCACCGAGGGCATCGCTCTTTATAAAGAGCTGGCCATGCTGCCGTGCTATGAGTGGAACCGCTCGGTGGTGGTCCCGCAAGATCACCCCTTGTTGCAACTGGATCGCCCACTCACCCTGGCCGACATTGCCAGCTATCCGATTGTCACTTACGACTTTGCCTTTGCCGGCCGCTCCAAGATCAACAAGGCGTTTGCCGATCAGGGCCTCAGCCCCAATGTGGTGCTGACCGCAATCGATACGGATGTGATCAAGACCTATGTGGCTCTGGGGCTGGGCATTGGCATCATCGCCAGCATGGCATTCGAACCAGCCAGGGATGCCAGCCTGCGCATTATCGACGCAGGCCATCTGTTTGAACCCTCCACCACCAAGATCGGCATTCGCAAAGACGCGTATCTGCGTGGTTTCGCCTACACCTTTGTCGAGCTGTTCGCACCGCACCTGCATCGTCGCGAAGTGGATGCCGCCCTGCTGGCCCACGACAACGAGCTGGACGACTAG
- the fabG gene encoding 3-oxoacyl-ACP reductase FabG: protein MRLKGKVSIITGAASGIGKATAEKFVKEGAIVAVCDLNIDAVNAVVEELKALGGEAVGYLVNVTDKAQIADMVGDLKNRFGRIDVLVNNAGIVMDAQLIKMTDDQFDKVIDINLKGVYNCARAVVDTMVEQGGGVILNASSVVGVYGNFGQTNYAATKFGVIGFVKTWAKELGKKGIRANAVCPGFVATPILKSMPEKVIQAMEDKVPMKRMADPAEIANVYAFLASDEASYINGAAIEVTGGLTL from the coding sequence ATGCGATTGAAAGGGAAAGTCTCCATCATCACCGGCGCTGCCAGCGGCATCGGCAAAGCCACTGCAGAGAAGTTCGTCAAGGAAGGTGCCATTGTTGCCGTCTGTGACCTGAACATCGATGCGGTGAATGCGGTAGTGGAAGAACTCAAGGCTCTGGGTGGCGAGGCTGTTGGCTATCTGGTCAATGTGACCGACAAGGCGCAGATTGCCGATATGGTTGGCGATCTGAAAAACCGTTTTGGCCGCATCGACGTGTTGGTCAACAATGCTGGCATCGTGATGGATGCCCAACTGATCAAGATGACCGACGACCAGTTCGACAAAGTGATTGATATCAACCTGAAGGGTGTTTACAACTGCGCCCGTGCCGTGGTGGATACCATGGTAGAGCAGGGCGGTGGTGTTATTCTGAATGCTTCTTCGGTGGTTGGTGTCTATGGCAACTTCGGCCAGACCAACTACGCTGCCACCAAGTTTGGTGTCATCGGCTTCGTCAAGACTTGGGCCAAGGAGCTGGGTAAGAAAGGCATTCGTGCCAACGCCGTATGCCCGGGCTTTGTGGCTACGCCCATCCTGAAATCCATGCCGGAAAAGGTTATCCAGGCCATGGAAGACAAGGTGCCGATGAAGCGCATGGCAGACCCGGCCGAAATCGCCAATGTCTATGCCTTCCTGGCCTCGGATGAAGCCAGCTACATCAATGGCGCAGCCATTGAAGTAACCGGTGGCCTGACGCTGTAA